In Apium graveolens cultivar Ventura chromosome 10, ASM990537v1, whole genome shotgun sequence, the following are encoded in one genomic region:
- the LOC141691399 gene encoding cytochrome P450 71A1-like has protein sequence MQRANVVVAGTGTSAAAVMWAMTLLIKNPTKMQKAQQEIRERTDNKGFIDENDLQKLVYLKAIVKEAMRLHPPAPLLVPRETIEKCVVSGYEIEAKTPVYINAYAIGRDPESWESPDEFLPERFTDSNIDFRGQDFELIPFGAGRRMCPGISKGLAQRDWHNAQEE, from the exons ATGCAAAGGGCA AATGTTGTAGTTGCAGGGACAGGCACAAGTGCAGCAGCTGTGATGTGGGCCATGACTTTATTAATCAAGAACCCCACAAAAATGCAGAAGGCGCAACAAGAGATTAGAGAGAGAACCGACAATAAGGGATTTATAGACGAAAACGACTTGCAAAAGCTTGTTTATCTTAAAGCGATAGTGAAGGAGGCAATGAGATTGCACCCACCTGCTCCACTTCTTGTGCCTCGAGAAACAATTGAAAAATGTGTGGTAAGTGGCTATGAAATTGAAGCTAAAACACCTGTATACATAAATGCATATGCTATAGGAAGGGATCCTGAATCTTGGGAAAGTCCAGACGAGTTTTTACCCGAAAGATTCACAGATAGTAACATTGATTTCAGAGGACAGGATTTTGAGCTGATACCTTTCGGAGCAGGCAGGAGAATGTGTCCAGGAATTTCAAAGGGACTGGCACAAAGGGACTGGCACAATGCACAAGAAGAATGA
- the LOC141688896 gene encoding serine/threonine-protein kinase RIPK-like produces MKITWQCLVPRCGKIDNATCKSQKKVVPKSSSTSRMSMSDFSSASVLSQDISNSLLGSNLYDFTQAELKVITHGFSSSNFLGEGGFGPVHKGFIDDKLRPGLKAQPVAVKHLDLEGMQGHKEWLTEVIFLGQLRHAHLVKLIGYCCEDEHRLLVYEYMARGSLENQLFRRYSVSLPWSTRMKIALGAAKGLAFLHEAEKPVIYRDFKASNILLDSDYTAKLSDFGLAKDGPEGDETHVSTRVMGTHGYAAPEYIMTGHLTAASDVYSYGVLLLELLTGRRSMDKSRPSREQCLVEWARSSLKEPRRLNRIMDPRLEGQYSEIGAIKVAALAYQCLSHRPKLRPTMSTVVKTLEPLKDFDATSAGPFVYTVSVPSDEPKADQKEEKAPKASKSPNYTSNYLHKVHRL; encoded by the exons ATGAAGATAACATGGCAATGTTTGGTTCCAAGATGTGGCAAGATTGATAATGCTACATGTAAAAGTCAGAAGAAGGTTGTTCCAAAATCAAGTTCCACATCGAGAATGTCGATGTCGGATTTTAGTTCTGCATCAGTGCTCTCGCAGGACATTTCTAATTCCTTATTAGGATCCAATTTATATGATTTTACTCAAGCGGAACTTAAGGTGATCACACATGGATTCTCGTCTAGTAATTTTCTTGGCGAAGGAGGATTTGGACCGGTTCATAAAGGCTTCATTGATGATAAGCTTAGGCCGGGTTTGAAGGCTCAGCCTGTTGCTGTCAAACATCTTGATTTAGAAGGCATGCAAGGCCATAAAGAGTGGCTG ACTGAAGTCATATTTCTTGGACAACTGAGGCATGCACATTTGGTGAAGCTAATCGGATACTGCTGTGAAGATGAACACAGACTCCTGGTGTATGAATATATGGCTAGAGGCAGCTTAGAGAATCAGCTTTTCAGAA GATACTCGGTGTCACTTCCATGGTCCACGAGAATGAAAATTGCGCTTGGTGCTGCAAAAGGCCTTGCTTTCCTCCATGAAGCTGAAAAGCCTGTTATATATCGTGATTTTAAAGCTTCCAACATTTTGCTAGACTCT GACTATACTGCTAAGCTCTCAGATTTTGGACTTGCAAAAGATGGTCCAGAAGGAGATGAAACACATGTCTCAACACGAGTTATGGGCACACACGGCTATGCTGCACCTGAATACATCATGACTG GGCACTTGACTGCAGCAAGTGATGTATACAGCTACGGAGTGTTACTTTTAGAGCTATTAACTGGACGAAGGTCAATGGATAAGAGCCGGCCTAGTAGAGAACAATGCCTAGTTGAATGGGCTAGATCATCCCTGAAAGAACCGAGAAGGCTTAACCGGATAATGGATCCAAGACTCGAAGGCCAATACTCAGAAATCGGGGCTATAAAGGTAGCTGCATTAGCTTACCAATGTCTTAGCCACAGGCCAAAACTTAGGCCAACCATGAGTACAGTGGTTAAAACTTTGGAACCACTAAAGGATTTTGATGCCACTTCAGCTGGACCATTTGTGTACACGGTATCAGTTCCAAGTGATGAACCAAAGGCAGATCAGAAGGAAGAGAAAGCACCAAAGGCATCAAAAAGCCCGAATTACACAAGTAATTATCTCCACAAGGTTCACAGGCTGTAG